One Pseudomonas sp. B21_DOA genomic window, TCGCCAATGCCAAATGGCTGACCGCCCACGAACGTTCGGTGCTCGAAGCCGACCACACCGAAGACCTCGCCAACAAACCGAAAACCTCCACCGACTCGCTGCTCGCGGTGTTCAAGAACCCAGCGATCTGGGCGTTCGGCCTGATCTACTTCTGCATTCAAAGCGGCGTTTACGCGATCAACTTCTGGCTGCCGTCAATCATCAAAAACCTCGGCTTCAGCGATAACCTGGTGATCGGCTGGCTGAGTGCGATTCCGTATCTGCTGGCGGCGGTGTTCATGCTGGTGGTCGGGCGCTCGGCGGACTTGCGCAAGGAACGCCGCTGGCACTTGGTGGTGCCGATGCTGATGGGCGCTGTCGGGCTGGTGATCGCGGTGAATTTCGCAGCGAATCCGGCGATTGCGATTCTCGGTCTGACCATCGCGACCATGGGCGCACTGACTGGCCTGCCAATGTTCTGGCCGGTGCCCACGGCGATGCTGAGCGCAGGCGCCGCGGCTGGTGGGCTGGCGTTGATCAACTCGATGGGGCAGATGGCCGGGTTCCTCAGCCCGTATCTGGTGGGCTGGGTCAAGGACAGCACTGGCTCGACCGATGCGGCGTTGTACGTGCTGGCGGCGGTGATTGTTGGCGGGAGTCTGCTGGCGTTGCGGATGACGCGGGCGTTGCGGGCTTGAGCTCGGGTGCATGACCAAAACGGCCCTTACGGGCCGTTTTTTTATTCGGTTTCACTTTGCACGATGATGTTCGGCGAGCAGACCAGTGTCGAAGACTCGCTGCGGATCACCGACCCGCATACTGAACAGCAATGACACGCCTATTCGCTCGCGCAGGCGGTGAAGATCACAGCCGAAGACAAGGCATTTATTGATCGCCGGTGACACCGGGGCATGCCTCGACACCGGGGTTCAACGATGTGAGCCATTTTGTGTCAGGACGCAAACCGATTCAGTCCTGCTTTTTACCCTCTGCGAAAGAGTGGGCCAGTCGAAGCCGATCAGAGCCGTTGTAAGAAAATCTCTATACTTTGCCGTTCTATGGAACCGTGCTTACGCAGCCGCACCTAATGGTCGCTCGCTCGAATAAGTCTGCCAAGGATAGTCAATGTTCAATCGGCCCATCGATTTTGTGCGCAAGCCATTGCGCGCGATGTTTAACGCGTTCGATAACAAGGAGGCATTCGACGCCTCGCGGTCCTTGGGGGCCGCCAGCTGTGAATCGCACAGCGCAGGTCTTCGATACCGGGCCGACATCGATGGCCTGCGGGCTGTCGCTGTGCTGCTCGTGCTGATATTCCACGCAGGGCTGACTTTATTCCCGTCCGGTTTTATCGGCGTGGATATCTTCTTCGTGATCTCCGGTTATCTCACCACCTCTATCATCATGAAGTCGCTGGAGAACGGCACGTTCAGCTTCAAGGGGTTTTACGTCAGGCGCATCTGGCGCTTGCAACCGGCCGTTGTTGCGCTGTTGGTTGTGACCTTGCTGGTTACCACACTGCTTTATCTGCCCGATGACTACGTCGACTTCCTGAAAAGCGAAAAGTACACCTCATTACTGATTTCCAACCAGTATTTTTCCAAGGTGACTTCTGGTTACGCCACGCCCGATGCCGCCAGTCTTCCGCTGTTGCACACCTGGTCGCTGGCGATCGAATGGCAGTGGTACCTGCTGCTACCGTTGGGTATCTGGCTGCTGCATCGCTATGTGGCGAAACGGGCTTTGAGCAGCGCAGTGCTGGGTTTGACCCTTGCAGCCACGGCGATGGCGCTGTACCTGTCGCAGGTCGCTCCCGACCTGAACTATTACTTTTTACCGCGCGCATCTTCGAATTGATGATGGGGTCGTGCGCCGTCATGTTCAGCGCGGACAGGTTTCGCCTGAGTCGTGCCAGCGCTTCGCTCATTTGCGCGGTTGCACTGGTCACGATCGCCTATTGTGCGGTCCAGGACGATATCCTCAGCGGATTCCCCAACTATCATGCGGTCGCGGTATGCGTCGCCACGGCGCTGCTGCTGGTTCGCGGCATAGGTAATGTGAGCATCACCTCGGATGTCCTTGCATTCAAACCGCTGGTGTTCATTGGCACGCTTTCCTACTCGCTGTATCTGTGGCATTGGCCGATTCTGGCGGTGCTGGCCTACCTGGGCGTCGATCTGAGCCCAGCGGTGACAGTCAGCTATTTCGCCGCCACGTTCGCGATGGGCTACCTCTCCTTCTGGCTTATCGAAAACAGGTTTCGCAAGGTTCGGGCCGGATTCGGAAAGACCGTACTGCTGTTGATGCTGCTGCCCGCCATCGGCCTGTCGCTGCTTCACTCCGCCGGCAGGAATCATGACGGATGGCCGAACCGTTTTGGTGAAGATTCGATCGCGATGTTCAGCACTTTAAAGGCGTACGTACCGAGCCATCGTGAGGATTGCCTGGGTAACAGCGAAAAGGTTGATCCTGACTGCGTCCTGGGCGCTCCGCTGGCCGAGTCGCAGGCTTTGCTGATCGGAGATTCCTATTCGAATCACTATTGGGGATTTGTCGAGACGCTGGCCAAGGATGCCGGCCTGTCGGTTCTTGCCCAAGGTTATCCGGCCTGTCTGACCTTGCCCGGCATCTATCTCTACGACTGGTACAAGGCCAAGAACGCGCTTTATGAAAAGTGCCATACGGCTGCCCAACGCTATTACGACCTGATTGCGGACAGCCATTTCCAGTATGTGATCATCGGCCAGTTCTGGGAGGCGTACCTCACCGCGACGATTGTCACCAAGCCTGATGACCCACGCAGCCTGGAACTGACGCAGCAACGACTTGAAGTAGCGGTTCGCCAGGCACTGGACATCATCGTCGACTCGGGTGCCACGCCGATTGTGCTGATGAGTACATTGCCCATGCCCGCCAGAATCAACGAATGCCTGCTCAGACAGGTCAAGTTACGCGGGATGCTCGGCAGCGCTGAACAAAGCCGTTCATGTGCTGCGGTGACATGGTCAGGCCTTGAGGATCCCTTCCTGACAAGACTTTTCGGCGAGCTGCAGGTTGAATATCCACAATTGATCGTCCTTGATCCAAAAAAGTGCAATGCCAGGACGGTACGTGCCTGACCAGCGTCGATGGCGTGCCGGTGTACCGCGACATCGGCCACGTGTCCGATTACGCCTCGTACAAATTCGGTGAGCTGTACCTCGAGCACTTTGGCAATCCATTCAAGAGCAATCCAGGCGGCGACCGCTAACGCCGGTCCATTTGCCATCTATGCTGCAACTGCCAGCATCTTTTGACGAGGTTCGCACGACCGAATGAGCGCGAGATGTTTCGAATAATGAGCATGCGCTCAATATTCAGCACAAAAACCACGTATCCTGCGCGCCCCGTTCACCTTCACGCCGCGAGGGCAGTTTGTCTAAAGGTATCGCTTTATCGGTTTCGGCCTCGGTGCTGTTTGCCGTCATGTATTACTACACGTCGCTGCTGACGCCTCTGAGCGGCGTGGAAATCTTCGGCTGGCGCATGCTCCTGACCGTGCCGTGCATGACCTTGTTCATGCTGGTGTCCGGGGAATGGCGGCGGGTGCTGGAGCTGTTCCGATTGATGGCGGCCAGGCCAAAACTGATCGCCGGGCTGCTGGTTTCGTCCGCCCTGCTCGGCGTACAGCTGTGGCTATTTATGTGGGCGCCGCTCAATGGCTACAGCCTGGATGTGTCGCTGGGCTATTTCCTGTTGCCACTGGCGATGGTGCTGACCGGGCGGATTGCCTACGGCGAGAGCCTGTCTTATCTGCAGAAAATCGCAGTGTTTTTCGCCAGCCTCGGCGTGGTGAACGAGTTGTATCAGGTTGGCGGCTTTTCTTGGGCGACACTGGTGGTCGTGGTCGGTTATCCGCTGTACTTCGTGCTGCGCAAATACCTGAAGACCGACAACCTGGGTGGCCTGTGGGTCGACATGACCCTGATGCTGCCCATCGCCTACTGGCTTGTGCAGGGTGGTGAACAAGGGCTGGCGGTGTTCGATCAATATCCGGGGCTGATGTGGCTGATTCCGCTGCTCGGCCTGATCAGTGCCTCGGCACTGGTGGTGTACATCATCGCCAGCCGCCTGTTGCCGT contains:
- a CDS encoding MFS transporter; its protein translation is MSQSAAATQTVDDGKNAVYKRITLRLIPFIFICYLFNYLDRVNVGFAKLQMLDALKFSETVYGLGAGIFFIGYVLCGVPSNLALTRFGPRRWIALMMITWGTLSTCLLFVTTPTEFYTLRFFTGAAEAGFFPGVVLYLSQWFPTFRRGRIMALFMSAIPVSGLLGSPFSGWILNHFAAGQGGLAGWQWMFLLQGIPTVILGALAYFLLSDSFANAKWLTAHERSVLEADHTEDLANKPKTSTDSLLAVFKNPAIWAFGLIYFCIQSGVYAINFWLPSIIKNLGFSDNLVIGWLSAIPYLLAAVFMLVVGRSADLRKERRWHLVVPMLMGAVGLVIAVNFAANPAIAILGLTIATMGALTGLPMFWPVPTAMLSAGAAAGGLALINSMGQMAGFLSPYLVGWVKDSTGSTDAALYVLAAVIVGGSLLALRMTRALRA